A single region of the Granulicella sp. L56 genome encodes:
- the rpsK gene encoding 30S ribosomal protein S11 — translation MAKTQNTKGAAKTGKNKKFKKRERKNVPFGLVFIQATFNNTIVTITDQAGNTLSWKSSGSLGFRGSRKGTPFAAQQAAVGAATAARDHGLRSVDVRVSGPGSGRESAIRALATTGIEVRSIRDVTPMPHNGCRPPKRRRV, via the coding sequence ATGGCGAAGACACAGAACACCAAAGGCGCAGCCAAGACTGGCAAGAACAAGAAGTTCAAGAAGCGCGAGCGCAAGAACGTTCCATTTGGCCTCGTATTTATTCAAGCCACGTTCAACAACACGATCGTCACCATCACCGATCAGGCTGGCAACACGCTCTCCTGGAAGAGCAGCGGTTCGCTCGGCTTCCGCGGCTCCCGCAAGGGAACACCGTTTGCCGCGCAGCAGGCCGCTGTCGGTGCTGCTACTGCAGCCCGCGACCACGGTCTCCGCTCGGTCGATGTGCGCGTCTCCGGTCCCGGCTCCGGCCGTGAGTCCGCGATCCGCGCTCTCGCCACGACCGGTATCGAGGTCCGCAGCATTCGCGACGTTACGCCGATGCCGCACAACGGCTGCCGTCCGCCGAAGCGCCGCCGCGTGTAA